The Rosa rugosa chromosome 3, drRosRugo1.1, whole genome shotgun sequence sequence TTTCTTTAGCTAGATTATGGGTTTCGATGATATTACCGCTGAGCTTGGCCTCAGCCTAGGCTGCCATGACAAGCCAGCCAATCACGATCATGATCATCACCAAAACCAGAAGAAACCACACTTGAAATACGACCAATTACTGCCGTCTGATCTTACTCTAGGCCCATCAGATGAGGCAGAACCAAGAGGGTCTAATTCCTCTTCTCCGAGCGGAGCCGTTTCATCGTTTTCTAACTCGTCTAGTTTCAAGAGGGTAGACAGAGACTTATTGTGTTCTGGTGAAGAGGTAGAGAGAGTAAGCGAGGAACTATATGAAGATCAGGCAGGAAGTCCCAGAAAGAAACTCAGACTTACAAAAGAACAATCTGCCACATTAGAAGACAGCTTCAAACAACACACCACTCTCAATCCTGTATGTAATATATGGATAGATATTAATTAATTTACTTATTTATCATCTAATCGTCTTGATTTATATATGATATTCCTGTTTAAATTACAATGATCAGAAACAAAAAATAGAGCTGGCCAGAAATCTAAACCTACGGCCGCGACAGGTAGAAGTGTGGTTCCAGAACAGGAGGGCTAGGTGCGTAATTTCATTCGGCGATACATAACATATTCCATGCATGAAAGACTTGtctgattaattaattatatccaTCGCTTATGTGTAGGACTAAGTTGAAGCAAACTGAAGCGGATTGCGAGCTGTTAAAGAAATGCTGCGAGACTCTCAAAGAAGAGAACAGGAGGCTACACAAGGAGCTGCAAGAGCTCCAGTTAATGAAACAAACACCAACGGCGCCGTTTTACATGCAGTTTCCGACGGCTACTCTCACCGTGTGCCCTTCCTGCAGTGAGAGAATTGGCAACGGTACTAGTACCCCTATTGCCGGTGATCATCATCATGGAATATCGAAGCCTCCCCTTTTCAACCCCTTTACTCACCCATCTACAGCTTGCTAGCTAATTGAGGCAACCTACATCCATAATCGTATAGTTCAAATTAATTGTAGAGATATCATGAATTGCTACTGTGCCTAGATTGAGG is a genomic window containing:
- the LOC133739837 gene encoding homeobox-leucine zipper protein HAT9-like produces the protein MGFDDITAELGLSLGCHDKPANHDHDHHQNQKKPHLKYDQLLPSDLTLGPSDEAEPRGSNSSSPSGAVSSFSNSSSFKRVDRDLLCSGEEVERVSEELYEDQAGSPRKKLRLTKEQSATLEDSFKQHTTLNPKQKIELARNLNLRPRQVEVWFQNRRARTKLKQTEADCELLKKCCETLKEENRRLHKELQELQLMKQTPTAPFYMQFPTATLTVCPSCSERIGNGTSTPIAGDHHHGISKPPLFNPFTHPSTAC